The sequence below is a genomic window from Alphaproteobacteria bacterium.
TGTTCGCCGGATCGAGTTCGCCGCTTACCCGTTCATGGCCTCGTCGATCAGGTCCCGGCTGCCGTCGCGCAGCAGCCAGACGTCGGCCGCCGGCGCCACGAAGTGGTAACCGCGTTCGAACATGGCCCGGGCACCGGCGCCGTCGAGCGCGATGCCGGCCAGCCATTTGCCCGCTTCCAGCACCACCTGCTCGCCGGCCGCGATCAAGCCCGCCACCTCGGGGTCGTCGAAGGCGCCGGGCTTGCCCAGGTCGGCGGACAAGTCTCCCGGACCCATCATCAGCATCTCGATGCCCTCGGTGGTGGCAATGGCTTCGAGGTTCTCGAAGCCGGCGCGGGATTCGATGATGGGGCAAATCAAGAGGTTGTCGCCGGCTTCCGCGGCATAGTCGGCGACCCGGCCGTAATCGGCGGCCCGGGCAAAGGGGAACCCCAGGCCGCGCCGGCCGCGCGGCGGATAGTGGCAGGCGGCGACGGCGGCCCGGGCCTCGGCGGCGCTTTGCACGTTGGGCACGACGATGCCCTCGACGCCGATGTCGAGCACGCGTTTGATGTAAACGGCGTCGTTGCTGGGCACCCGCACCAAGCCGGCGCAGCCGCTGGCGGAGATGGCCTGCAGGGCGTGAACCAGACCGGGCAGATCGGAACCGCAATGTTCGTGGTCGATGATCAGCGCGTCGAAGCCGGCCTGGGTCAGGT
It includes:
- a CDS encoding aldolase/citrate lyase family protein, with amino-acid sequence MYRQNPLKSRLAAGQPALGCWVFSTDSSVAENLTQAGFDALIIDHEHCGSDLPGLVHALQAISASGCAGLVRVPSNDAVYIKRVLDIGVEGIVVPNVQSAAEARAAVAACHYPPRGRRGLGFPFARAADYGRVADYAAEAGDNLLICPIIESRAGFENLEAIATTEGIEMLMMGPGDLSADLGKPGAFDDPEVAGLIAAGEQVVLEAGKWLAGIALDGAGARAMFERGYHFVAPAADVWLLRDGSRDLIDEAMNG